The following is a genomic window from Butyricimonas faecihominis.
TATTTTTAAAAAGTTGCGTCAACAGGCTATATTATTGCTTTTTTTAAAATTCATTTCAAAATATTCAGACCCTCAAAAGCAACAAGTTACTAAATATTAAAACACCCCGGAACAAGGCCAAAACCTACAACTTGTAACTTGCAACCTACAACTAAATCTATATCTTTGTAACAAAATAATGCCTATGAAATACTCTCTCGTTATATTTTCTTTCTTATTTCTGATTATTTTCACGTTTTCCTCCACGGCACAGGAAACGGCCAAGGCAAACAAGGGAGAAGGAGTTCTGCAATTTTTAAAACGTTTCAATCGCACGAAATCATTTCATTTCGACCGTTTCGTCGAACTGAACCGGGATAAGCTGGACAAAAATAACGGGCTAAAACTCGGTGTCACGTACACCCTTCCCCCTTTGAAAAACGAGGGCAACGAACCTCTATTCGGAGAGAAACTGGCAAAATACACCATTGATTCCGACGAGTTAAACGGGGCCTGCTTTTATCTCGTGAGCGGACACGGGGGACCGGACCCCGGGGCCATCGGAGAATTACGGGGCCACCCGTTACACGAAGACGAGTACGCTTATGACATCATGCTCCGTCTGGCCCGTAACCTCATGTCAAAAGGAGCCAAAGTACACATCATTATCCAAGACGCGAAAGACGGTATTCGCAACGATAAATTCCTTGACGTCAGCGACCGGGAAACCTGTATGGGACAAGCCATTCCCTTGAACCAAGTCAAACGTCTGCAACAACGTTGCGACAAAATCAATGAACTATTCAAGAAAGACAAGGAACACTATCGCCGGGCTCTTTTTATTCACCTCGACAGCCGGAGCGAGAGTAAGCAAATAGACGTGTTTTTCTATCATTACGACGGAAGTGCCAAGGGCAAACATCTGGCAAACACGCTACAAAATGTTTTCAACCGAAAATACGACAAGCACCAACCTCTCCGGGGTTTTTCCGGCACCGTGTCCCCACGTGACTTGTTTGTAATCAAACAATCCCTGCCCGTTGCTGTCTTCGTCGAGCTTGGCAATATCCAGAACAGCCGGGACCAGCAACGTTTCCTACTGGACGATAACCGACAGGCTCTAGCAAACTGGATGTGCGAGGGACTTATCGAAGATTATAAAAACTACAAGAATAAATAATTTATCAAATCTGTATGCATCACAATTGTTCTATCTCCTCACGAGAAAGACCCGTTATTTGAATTATCGTCTCTAAAGCTATCCCCGAGGATTTCATTTTTCCGGCTATCTCCTGTTGTTTCCTCTTTTCTCCCTCCACGAATCCTTCTGCCCTACCTTCTGCCTTACCTTCTTCCCTGCCTTCTTCCCTTCCTTCCGCTCTTCCTTCCGCTCTTCCTTCTATCCGACCAGTTTCAATGACGCTTTTTTGATAACGTAAAGCTTCCATATCCCGGTAATAAGCACGTTTTTCATGCTCCGGCAAGGCATCCACCCGCAAACGTTCACGCGCTTCAGGCAATCCCTTCGCCGTGGCAGTTCGGTCAATCTCTCCGGTCTTGAGAAATTTGACCCATTCATCCAAAGGCGTCCGAGCCACTGTATCGAAATCATTCACTCGCAACACGTAATACTCCGGGAACACGTCTCCAGCATCTTTACCCACGAATAATTCCCGTTGCCGGACAGACAATTTCAACTCGTCGTTCGGGTCATGCAATCCCCGGAACAAAGTTTTCCCATGATACACGTAATCCTTACCCTGTCCCAAATCGAAATAAACAATATTTATTGAGTAGACTTTTCGCACTTCACTGTAAGCATCACCTAACCCTATATATTCCGAGATCGTTTTAGACACCCCGTATAGCATCCGATGGAAGTAATCCAATTCACGGTTATTTTGGATCTCAATAATCATTAATTCTCCTTTAGTATCCTCCACCAGAATATCTGCCCGATTGAACTTGTTGCTCGCATCCGATTGATTGGATTCGCTTTCCAAGAACCGGCAAATATGTATATCTTCCTGCAACAACGTTGACAAAAATCCTTCCAGAACGACATAATTACTCTTGTCCCTAAGCAAGCGTTTCATCGCCCAATCGAAATGTATTAAATTAGATCTCATGGCTATTCTTTTTATACCTATTACAAAGATAGGCATTATTTCGATAAATCCATCATTTAGAGTCGCTTTTGCTATTGCAGAGAAGTCTTTTTCTTAACCATCAACCCGAACCCTTTCCCCCACGACGTGGCAATCTCAACCGGATCACCTTTCGGGAAGAACTTCCTCAAACGAGCGATCACTCTATCCAAGTAACGATAGGACTCTTTAAAATCATTCCCCCATCCCTCTTTGACCAGTTCATCCTTACTCACGTATTGATTTTTCTTCAAACACAAGGTTTTCAACACTCTTGTTTCCATGGGAGTCAGCTGGTTCGTCTCCCCTTTTATAATCAAGTAACGACGAATCGGGTTAAACGAAACATCACCTGAAATCTTCATGAAATCGGTCTCGACTTTCAACATTCCCATGTTCCTCAACCACCGATTCACCCGAGCAACCACTTCATCCAGAAGTACCTCTTTACGTATGTAGTCATTCGCTCCGAGGTCAAAACCATCAATAGCGTGTTGAGAATGTGTCAAGGAACTGATAAACAGGATTGGTGTCGAAAAATCCTCTTCCCGAATCTTTTTGGCCACCTCGAACCCGCTCATCTTGGGCATAATCACATCCAGCAAGATCAAATCAGGAGTTTCCCTACGGTACAACCACAAGGCCTGTTCTCCATCGGCAGCATGAACCACCTTATACCCGGCTCTTTTCAAATAATCAATACACGTTTTCGCCTGCATGGCGTCATCTTCGGCATACAAAATCTTAATCATTTTCCCGTTTGTCAACTGTTAATCGTTCTCATCTTTCACCAAAGGGATCATCACGGTGAAAGTCGTGCCAACACCGACCTCGCTTTCCACCCGAATCACGCCTTCATGCGCCTCGATTACCTGTTTCACGTAGCTTAAC
Proteins encoded in this region:
- a CDS encoding N-acetylmuramoyl-L-alanine amidase, coding for MKYSLVIFSFLFLIIFTFSSTAQETAKANKGEGVLQFLKRFNRTKSFHFDRFVELNRDKLDKNNGLKLGVTYTLPPLKNEGNEPLFGEKLAKYTIDSDELNGACFYLVSGHGGPDPGAIGELRGHPLHEDEYAYDIMLRLARNLMSKGAKVHIIIQDAKDGIRNDKFLDVSDRETCMGQAIPLNQVKRLQQRCDKINELFKKDKEHYRRALFIHLDSRSESKQIDVFFYHYDGSAKGKHLANTLQNVFNRKYDKHQPLRGFSGTVSPRDLFVIKQSLPVAVFVELGNIQNSRDQQRFLLDDNRQALANWMCEGLIEDYKNYKNK
- a CDS encoding Rpn family recombination-promoting nuclease/putative transposase, whose product is MRSNLIHFDWAMKRLLRDKSNYVVLEGFLSTLLQEDIHICRFLESESNQSDASNKFNRADILVEDTKGELMIIEIQNNRELDYFHRMLYGVSKTISEYIGLGDAYSEVRKVYSINIVYFDLGQGKDYVYHGKTLFRGLHDPNDELKLSVRQRELFVGKDAGDVFPEYYVLRVNDFDTVARTPLDEWVKFLKTGEIDRTATAKGLPEARERLRVDALPEHEKRAYYRDMEALRYQKSVIETGRIEGRAEGRAEGREEGREEGKAEGRAEGFVEGEKRKQQEIAGKMKSSGIALETIIQITGLSREEIEQL
- a CDS encoding response regulator transcription factor encodes the protein MIKILYAEDDAMQAKTCIDYLKRAGYKVVHAADGEQALWLYRRETPDLILLDVIMPKMSGFEVAKKIREEDFSTPILFISSLTHSQHAIDGFDLGANDYIRKEVLLDEVVARVNRWLRNMGMLKVETDFMKISGDVSFNPIRRYLIIKGETNQLTPMETRVLKTLCLKKNQYVSKDELVKEGWGNDFKESYRYLDRVIARLRKFFPKGDPVEIATSWGKGFGLMVKKKTSLQ